GGGATTCACGCTGATCGAGCTGATGATCGTGGTCGTGATCATCGGCATCCTGGCCGCCGTCTCGATCCCCAGCTTTTCGAACTACCTCAACCGTTCGAAGACGGCGGAGGCGGTGACCTTCCTCGGCGAGATCCGACAGCGCCAGGAGGCCTACCGCGCCGAGTTCGGGCAGTACTGCTCCGCTTCCGCGGCCCCGGGGACCGGG
This window of the bacterium genome carries:
- a CDS encoding prepilin-type N-terminal cleavage/methylation domain-containing protein — protein: MRFAKQGFTLIELMIVVVIIGILAAVSIPSFSNYLNRSKTAEAVTFLGEIRQRQEAYRAEFGQYCSASAAPGTGISGGAWNPSALPAGGNRISWGTTAGWDQLGAAPDGPSLFQYRTTAGPPGTNPGV